The following DNA comes from Janthinobacterium sp. TB1-E2.
CGACCTGGACGCCGTCGTCGAATTCGACCCGGTCATCATCGGCAAGATGAGCCAGTCCGGCCCCCGCTACACGTCCTACCCGACCGCCGACCGTTTCCATGCCGACTTTGGCTATGGCAACTTCCTCGAAGCGCTGGCCGCCCTGCGCATGCGCGGCGGCCGCCGTCCGCTGTCGCTGTACGTGCACGTACCGTTCTGCGATACCCTGTGCTATTACTGCGCCTGCAACAAGATCATCACGAAAGACCGCAGCAAGGCCGCCACCTATCTCAGCTATCTGAAACAGGAAATCGCCATGCAGGGCAAGCTGTTTGCCGGCATGAACCAGATCGAGCAATTGCACTTCGGCGGCGGCACGCCCACCTACCTGAGCGAAAAGCAGATGGACGAACTGATGACGCATTTGCGCCAGCATTTCGAATTCGCATCCGATGAAGACGGCGAATATTCGATCGAGATCGACCCACGCACCGTGTCGCGCGAACGCGTGTTCTCGCTGCGCGCGCAAGGTTTCAACCGCATCAGCCTGGGCGTGCAGGATTTCGACGCCGACGTGCAAAAAGCCGTCAACCGCATCCAGCCGGAAGCGGAAACGGTGGCCATCATGCAGGCCGCGCGCGACGCCGGTTTCCGCTCGATCAGCATCGACCTGATCTATGGCTTGCCGAAACAGAACCTGGAAACGATGACGGAAACGCTGCGCAAGGTGATCAACGCCAGCCCCGACCGCATCGCCCTGTACCACTACGCGCACATGCCGCATCTGTTCAAGCCGCAGCGCCGCATCCTCGACGCCGACATGCCCGACAGCGCCACCAAGCTGGCCATGCTGGGCCTGTGCATCGCGCGCCTGACGGCCGCCGGCTATGTCTACATCGGCATGGACCATTTCGCCAAGCCGACGGACGACCTGGCCGTGGCGCAACGCCAGGGCCGCTTGCACCGCAACTTCCAGGGCTATTCCACGCGCGCGGAAGCGGACCTGATCGCCTGCGGCGTGTCGGCCATCAGTTCCGTCGGTGCCGTCTACAGCCAGAATGAAAAGACGCTCGACGCGTACTATGAAAAGCTCGACGAAGGCGTGCTGCCGATCGCGCGCGGCATCAAGCTCGACACGGACGATTTGTTGCGCCGTATCATCATCCAGATGCTGATGTGCAATTTCGAATTGTCGATCGCCAGCATCGAGCAAGCGCACCCCGTGAAATTCCGCAGCTATTTCGCCGCCGAGCTGGACAAGCTGCGCGAACTGGCGAGAGATGGCTTGCTCGTCATCGAGGAAGACTGGCTGACGGTGACGCCGAAAGGGCGCTTGTTGATTCGCAATATCTGCATGGTCTTCGACCGCTACCTGACCCTGGCGCGCGCGAATACGGCGCCCGACGCGGTGCAGCCGCTGCGCTACTCGAAAACGGTGTAGCGCCACGCGATGAACGCCCTCAGCCTCGTGCCCATGTTCCTCGTCGGCCTGGCCGGCAGCGTGCACTGCATCGGCATGTGCGGCGGCATCGTGGGCGCCCTGTCGCTGGGCGGCGGCGCACCGGCCCCAACACGGCCCGTGATCGCCATCGCCGTGGCACGGCCGGCATTGCAGACAACCTTGCAAACGAACGTGCTGCGCGTGCTGGCCTACAACGGCGGGCGCATAGTCAGCTACATGCTGGCCGGCGCCCTGGCCGGTAGCTTGGCGGGCGCGGGCATGCTGCACCTGGCGTCACTACAAGTGGCCGGCTACTGGCTGGCCAACCTGATGCTCGTTGCCTTGGGCCTGTACCTGATGGATGCCTGGCGCGGCCTGGCCCATCTGGAAGCGGCCGGCAACGTCGTCTGGCGCCGCGTGCGCCCCCTGCTGAAACCGTTGATGCCGATGGATACGCCGTTAAAAGCGCTGGCCGTGGGCGGGCTGTGGGGC
Coding sequences within:
- a CDS encoding sulfite exporter TauE/SafE family protein; amino-acid sequence: MNALSLVPMFLVGLAGSVHCIGMCGGIVGALSLGGGAPAPTRPVIAIAVARPALQTTLQTNVLRVLAYNGGRIVSYMLAGALAGSLAGAGMLHLASLQVAGYWLANLMLVALGLYLMDAWRGLAHLEAAGNVVWRRVRPLLKPLMPMDTPLKALAVGGLWGWVPCGMVYSALLTAMMQGSALNGAATMAAFGLGTLPTLLGMGLLGTRLRTQMQRRPVRIASGLLVLGFGLLGLLRAANGVSLGWLDALCVTGHP
- the hemN gene encoding oxygen-independent coproporphyrinogen III oxidase; protein product: MPTLLSSASADLDAVVEFDPVIIGKMSQSGPRYTSYPTADRFHADFGYGNFLEALAALRMRGGRRPLSLYVHVPFCDTLCYYCACNKIITKDRSKAATYLSYLKQEIAMQGKLFAGMNQIEQLHFGGGTPTYLSEKQMDELMTHLRQHFEFASDEDGEYSIEIDPRTVSRERVFSLRAQGFNRISLGVQDFDADVQKAVNRIQPEAETVAIMQAARDAGFRSISIDLIYGLPKQNLETMTETLRKVINASPDRIALYHYAHMPHLFKPQRRILDADMPDSATKLAMLGLCIARLTAAGYVYIGMDHFAKPTDDLAVAQRQGRLHRNFQGYSTRAEADLIACGVSAISSVGAVYSQNEKTLDAYYEKLDEGVLPIARGIKLDTDDLLRRIIIQMLMCNFELSIASIEQAHPVKFRSYFAAELDKLRELARDGLLVIEEDWLTVTPKGRLLIRNICMVFDRYLTLARANTAPDAVQPLRYSKTV